A genomic segment from Rubrobacter tropicus encodes:
- a CDS encoding acetamidase/formamidase family protein, producing the protein MAEIREIVQEGDHQFTMGPYAEPVARVADGETVTIYTEDAFGGSITSEDDVPSESLGPYLNPQTGPIFVEGAEPGDTLAVKIEDIEFTRDWAASCLVPFFGGLTSTNLTATLQEPLPERVWKYQIDGDVARKGDWEIPVRPFVGTIGTAPAIEARSALSPGDHGGNMDVPDTRPGNTVYLPVRADGALFYTGDCHVAQGQGELCGVALEVSAKVTVTFRIIKGRDILWPRIESDEHIMTVGSARPMEDAARIAYAELVGWLTEDHGFEKFDAYQLLTQVGELYVGNMVDTVYSLVARCPKRHLPD; encoded by the coding sequence ATGGCGGAGATTCGGGAGATAGTCCAGGAGGGCGACCACCAGTTCACGATGGGCCCTTACGCCGAGCCCGTGGCGAGGGTCGCGGACGGGGAGACGGTAACCATATATACCGAGGACGCCTTCGGCGGCTCCATCACCTCAGAGGACGACGTTCCGAGCGAATCTCTCGGGCCTTACCTCAACCCGCAGACGGGCCCGATCTTCGTCGAGGGCGCCGAGCCCGGCGACACTTTGGCCGTCAAGATAGAGGACATAGAATTCACCCGCGACTGGGCGGCGAGCTGCCTCGTGCCCTTCTTCGGCGGCCTCACCTCCACGAACCTCACCGCCACCCTGCAGGAGCCGCTGCCGGAGAGGGTGTGGAAGTACCAGATAGACGGCGACGTGGCCCGCAAGGGCGACTGGGAGATACCGGTCCGCCCCTTCGTAGGGACCATCGGCACCGCGCCGGCCATCGAGGCGCGCTCGGCCCTCTCCCCCGGCGACCACGGTGGCAACATGGACGTGCCGGACACCAGGCCAGGCAACACGGTCTACCTGCCGGTGCGGGCCGACGGCGCCCTGTTCTACACCGGCGACTGCCACGTGGCCCAGGGCCAGGGCGAGCTCTGCGGCGTCGCCCTCGAAGTCTCGGCGAAGGTCACGGTCACCTTCCGGATCATAAAAGGAAGGGACATCCTCTGGCCGCGCATCGAGTCCGACGAGCACATAATGACCGTGGGCAGCGCCCGCCCCATGGAGGACGCCGCCCGCATAGCCTACGCGGAGCTGGTCGGGTGGCTCACAGAAGACCACGGTTTCGAGAAGTTCGACGCCTACCAGCTGCTCACCCAGGTCGGCGAACTCTACGTGGGCAACATGGTCGACACCGTCTACTCCCTCGTGGCCCGATGCCCCAAGCGTCACCTGCCTGATTAG
- a CDS encoding helix-turn-helix domain-containing protein, translating into MVRGAGFHKRRHHHAEFFGIDAEGLGPRAKVGVALAVLSPVALSGVFLVLFVPGLWWIFTTYFWVAFPALGLLGSGLAGMGGERVERVGQAAAGDPERDLLVALLSHGEMTAAGVAAETSLSVDEADRRLRGLAEAGHLEMRVRGGGLFYALWEAEGRQIEGVR; encoded by the coding sequence ATGGTACGGGGGGCTGGGTTTCACAAGAGGCGGCATCATCACGCGGAGTTTTTTGGGATCGACGCGGAGGGGCTCGGGCCGAGGGCGAAGGTCGGGGTGGCGCTGGCCGTGTTGTCGCCCGTGGCCCTGTCCGGGGTCTTTCTGGTGCTGTTCGTTCCGGGTCTGTGGTGGATCTTCACCACGTACTTCTGGGTCGCCTTCCCCGCCCTCGGGCTGCTCGGTAGCGGCCTTGCGGGGATGGGTGGTGAGCGGGTCGAACGGGTGGGGCAAGCCGCGGCCGGTGATCCTGAGAGGGATCTGCTCGTGGCGCTTCTCTCCCACGGCGAGATGACGGCCGCCGGGGTCGCGGCGGAGACCTCGCTCTCCGTTGACGAGGCCGACCGGAGGCTCAGGGGGCTTGCTGAGGCCGGGCACCTGGAGATGCGGGTGCGGGGCGGCGGCCTCTTTTACGCGCTTTGGGAGGCCGAAGGGCGACAGATCGAGGGCGTGCGATGA
- a CDS encoding TIGR03557 family F420-dependent LLM class oxidoreductase has translation MKTTGTVGYAAMFEQFHPTDLLKWCKTAEDSGFSSVMASDHFHPWTPEQGESAFVWSWMGALGATTNLRFGTGVTPPGFRYHPAIIAQGAATLEAMYPGRFWLGLGAGEALNEHVVGEYWPEAPTRLRILMESIEVIRRLFTGKVVKYRGDHIRLESARLYTMPQTPPPIYVATAGPLQSRRTGEFCDGIITVGAADEKIKMLMEKFEEGARRADKDPSTMPRMIQLHVSWADSQREAEDQAVKEWPNGGMPFPKGDIRNPEDFAAMAKQVSIENFKNRVLTSADLDEHLDHVQHYVDLGFDEVYVHNVGRNQDEFIRAYGERVIPKLRWPE, from the coding sequence ATGAAAACCACGGGCACCGTAGGCTACGCGGCGATGTTCGAGCAGTTCCATCCGACGGACCTGTTGAAGTGGTGCAAGACGGCGGAGGATTCGGGTTTCTCGTCCGTGATGGCCTCGGACCACTTCCACCCGTGGACGCCCGAGCAGGGCGAGAGCGCCTTCGTGTGGAGCTGGATGGGCGCCCTGGGTGCTACGACGAACCTGCGCTTCGGGACGGGCGTTACGCCACCGGGCTTCCGCTACCACCCGGCCATCATCGCCCAGGGCGCGGCGACGCTCGAGGCGATGTACCCGGGGCGTTTCTGGCTCGGGCTCGGGGCCGGCGAGGCGCTCAACGAGCACGTCGTCGGCGAGTACTGGCCCGAGGCGCCTACAAGGCTGCGCATCCTCATGGAGTCGATCGAGGTCATAAGAAGGCTGTTCACGGGCAAGGTCGTTAAGTACCGGGGGGATCACATCCGGCTGGAGAGCGCGAGGCTCTACACCATGCCCCAGACGCCGCCCCCGATCTACGTCGCAACCGCGGGCCCCTTGCAGAGCCGCAGGACGGGCGAGTTCTGCGACGGGATCATCACCGTGGGCGCCGCGGACGAGAAGATAAAGATGCTCATGGAGAAGTTCGAGGAGGGTGCCCGCCGGGCGGACAAGGATCCGTCCACGATGCCGCGCATGATCCAACTCCACGTCTCCTGGGCCGACAGCCAGCGGGAGGCCGAAGACCAGGCCGTGAAGGAATGGCCCAACGGCGGGATGCCCTTCCCCAAAGGCGACATCCGCAACCCCGAGGACTTCGCCGCGATGGCCAAGCAGGTCTCCATCGAGAACTTCAAGAACCGCGTCTTGACATCGGCCGACCTCGACGAGCACCTCGACCACGTCCAGCACTACGTGGACCTGGGCTTCGACGAGGTCTACGTCCACAACGTCGGGCGCAACCAGGACGAGTTCATCCGGGCCTACGGCGAGCGCGTCATCCCCAAGCTGCGCTGGCCTGAATAG
- a CDS encoding GNAT family N-acetyltransferase produces MKLRAYQDGDGGTLRRLLWMAFGDDMSGTWDYYDPRQNPRLDPEQVHVIEEDGEARASATVLPMEVFVDGKPAAMGGVAAVMVHPAYRRRRYAGELMKAALYDLRDRGVGLSMLSPFAHAFYRSFGYELASEAVEYTLKPTDLPTDPGQANLRAYREGDLPRMMELHEAEAREHQLCALRSEAFWRRVLGRKDFEAAVHDAGDGVDGYMIYKMTGYREGREPERRLEVQELVVATPEARRALLSFLGALDPDAFDIRHWTSREDPLHPYLRSSYVEAKVEPDQMLRLVDVEGSLGHLNREAGPLVLEVSDDAIPENAGEYTIVGGEVVRGAEAEDRVALDVRQLAQLYAGYLPVRRLARHGLVKASSSAALDLLEQSFPTGDPMLFAPDHF; encoded by the coding sequence ATGAAGCTACGCGCTTACCAGGACGGAGACGGCGGGACGCTCAGGCGGCTCCTTTGGATGGCATTCGGGGACGACATGTCGGGGACCTGGGACTATTACGATCCGCGGCAGAACCCGCGGCTGGACCCGGAGCAGGTGCACGTGATCGAGGAGGACGGCGAAGCCCGCGCGAGCGCCACCGTGCTGCCGATGGAGGTCTTCGTGGACGGGAAGCCGGCGGCGATGGGGGGTGTTGCCGCCGTCATGGTCCACCCGGCTTACAGAAGGAGGCGCTACGCCGGGGAGTTGATGAAGGCCGCCCTGTACGATCTGCGCGACCGCGGCGTCGGCCTGTCCATGCTCTCGCCCTTCGCGCACGCCTTCTACCGGTCCTTCGGCTACGAGCTCGCCAGCGAGGCCGTCGAGTACACGCTAAAGCCGACTGACCTTCCCACGGATCCCGGTCAGGCCAACCTGCGGGCGTACCGCGAAGGGGACCTGCCCCGGATGATGGAGTTGCATGAGGCGGAGGCGCGGGAGCACCAGCTCTGCGCGCTCAGGAGCGAGGCGTTCTGGCGCAGAGTACTCGGCCGCAAGGACTTCGAGGCCGCCGTCCACGACGCGGGGGACGGGGTGGACGGGTACATGATCTACAAGATGACCGGATACAGGGAGGGTCGCGAGCCCGAACGCCGCCTCGAAGTGCAGGAACTCGTGGTCGCCACGCCCGAGGCGCGGCGGGCCCTCCTCTCCTTCCTCGGCGCCCTCGACCCCGACGCCTTCGACATCAGGCACTGGACCAGCCGCGAAGACCCGCTCCACCCGTACCTGCGAAGCTCCTACGTCGAAGCCAAAGTAGAGCCCGACCAGATGCTGCGCCTGGTGGACGTCGAAGGCTCTTTAGGCCACCTGAACAGAGAGGCGGGCCCCCTCGTCCTCGAAGTCTCCGACGACGCGATCCCCGAGAACGCGGGCGAGTACACCATCGTGGGCGGCGAGGTCGTGCGGGGGGCCGAGGCCGAAGATCGGGTGGCGTTGGACGTGCGCCAGTTGGCGCAGCTCTACGCTGGATACCTTCCCGTCCGCCGGCTGGCCCGGCACGGTCTCGTCAAAGCCAGTTCGTCCGCGGCCCTAGATCTCCTCGAACAATCCTTCCCGACAGGAGATCCCATGCTCTTCGCGCCGGATCATTTTTAG
- a CDS encoding PadR family transcriptional regulator produces the protein MTTLGFAILGLLARESLSGYDVTQRMKGRVGFFWGAGHSQVYPELARLEGGGFVAHSVVEQRERPDKKVYEITAAGLDALKEWVTQPPPRKPPKDELTLKAYSVWLADGEDAARLFREEGRRYEEQLARYEEIRAWMEEEWAEHLGRPETPQFASYATLRRGILYEQGNAEWCRWLAGAVEGKPEGAGKPKRAKKKGKEKKGKKKKGA, from the coding sequence ATGACGACGTTGGGGTTTGCGATCCTGGGTTTGTTGGCGCGGGAGTCGCTGAGTGGGTACGACGTGACGCAGAGGATGAAGGGGAGGGTCGGGTTTTTCTGGGGGGCCGGGCACAGCCAGGTCTATCCGGAGCTCGCGCGGCTCGAAGGGGGCGGCTTCGTGGCGCACAGCGTCGTCGAGCAGCGCGAGCGTCCGGACAAGAAGGTGTACGAGATCACGGCCGCGGGCCTCGATGCTTTGAAGGAGTGGGTGACGCAGCCGCCGCCGCGGAAGCCGCCCAAGGACGAGTTGACCTTGAAGGCGTACTCCGTCTGGCTCGCGGACGGGGAGGATGCGGCGCGGCTCTTCCGGGAGGAGGGGCGCCGATACGAAGAACAGCTTGCCCGGTACGAGGAGATAAGGGCCTGGATGGAAGAAGAGTGGGCCGAGCATCTCGGCCGGCCGGAGACGCCGCAGTTTGCCTCCTACGCGACGCTGCGCCGCGGCATCCTGTACGAGCAGGGAAACGCGGAGTGGTGCCGCTGGCTGGCCGGGGCCGTCGAAGGAAAGCCCGAGGGCGCGGGCAAGCCCAAGAGAGCCAAAAAGAAAGGGAAGGAGAAAAAGGGCAAGAAAAAGAAGGGGGCCTGA
- a CDS encoding APC family permease, producing the protein MEGSNEGGLRGGALSTLEAMVVSMGFMAPSVAMFFNTPFIAGFAGAAMPLAMLFSFAAVFLVALGFSQLASRTASAGSVYAFVSNAINPKTGFMGMWFFIIGYGIFEAATYSIFASFTSELMERTFGLAVPWIIPFLVIAGLVYTLSVLGVTQSVRGGLVFLVYEIVIVTILLLAVIFQGGAEGNTLAVFNPATGSGIGGVFLGMIFGIMSFVGWKAAASLGEETRDPHTSIPRALLGAVAVIGLYYVFVTYAATIGFGPTNMDRFAGDTAWFDTLTREYLGAGWAPFVGIAALTGAIASAIGIHNSTVRLIYSLGRDGVLPRALAKVHPTRQSPYVAASVQAGFSVVLGIVFSAFIFPDPATTYGYFGGLGTLAVLFVYIFINASVFLYFFRKERENFSVLRHAVIPLVATAAVCLPIYGLIYPVPDPPFNLWPYLIALWALIGLLFLFVISRRRPQLVEVMGRAFSESGDEPDTAQEDVLGARERRERPAADPADR; encoded by the coding sequence TTGGAGGGTAGTAACGAGGGAGGGTTGAGGGGCGGGGCCCTCTCCACGCTGGAGGCGATGGTCGTCTCGATGGGTTTCATGGCGCCTTCGGTGGCGATGTTCTTCAACACGCCGTTCATAGCCGGGTTCGCGGGTGCCGCGATGCCGCTTGCCATGCTGTTCTCGTTCGCGGCGGTCTTTCTCGTCGCCCTGGGGTTCTCGCAGCTCGCCAGCAGGACGGCGTCCGCGGGGAGCGTCTACGCGTTCGTCTCCAACGCCATAAACCCGAAGACGGGCTTCATGGGGATGTGGTTCTTCATAATCGGGTACGGCATCTTCGAGGCGGCGACGTACTCTATCTTCGCCTCCTTCACCAGCGAGCTCATGGAGCGCACCTTCGGCCTCGCGGTGCCCTGGATCATCCCCTTCCTCGTCATCGCCGGGCTGGTCTACACGCTCTCGGTGCTCGGCGTCACGCAGTCCGTGCGGGGGGGACTCGTCTTTCTGGTGTACGAGATCGTCATCGTCACTATCTTGCTGCTCGCGGTGATCTTCCAGGGCGGAGCCGAGGGGAACACGCTCGCGGTCTTCAACCCGGCGACGGGCAGCGGGATCGGCGGCGTCTTTCTTGGCATGATCTTCGGGATAATGTCCTTTGTCGGGTGGAAGGCCGCGGCCTCTCTGGGCGAGGAGACGCGCGACCCGCACACGAGCATCCCGCGGGCCCTTCTCGGGGCGGTGGCCGTGATCGGGCTCTACTACGTCTTCGTTACCTACGCGGCTACCATCGGCTTCGGCCCCACCAACATGGACCGCTTCGCCGGGGACACCGCCTGGTTCGACACCCTGACCCGCGAGTACCTGGGGGCCGGTTGGGCGCCTTTCGTCGGCATCGCCGCCCTCACCGGCGCGATAGCCTCGGCTATAGGCATCCACAACTCCACGGTCAGGCTCATCTACTCCCTCGGGCGCGACGGGGTGCTGCCGCGGGCGCTCGCGAAGGTGCACCCGACCCGCCAGTCGCCCTACGTGGCCGCTTCGGTCCAGGCCGGTTTCTCCGTGGTGCTCGGCATAGTCTTCAGCGCCTTCATCTTTCCGGATCCGGCGACCACCTACGGGTACTTCGGGGGGCTGGGGACGCTGGCCGTGCTCTTCGTCTATATCTTCATAAACGCCTCGGTCTTCCTGTACTTCTTCAGGAAGGAGCGCGAGAACTTCTCGGTGTTGCGTCACGCGGTCATACCGCTCGTCGCGACGGCGGCGGTGTGCTTGCCGATCTACGGGCTCATCTATCCCGTGCCCGACCCGCCGTTCAACCTGTGGCCGTACCTGATCGCGCTCTGGGCCCTGATCGGCCTACTCTTCCTGTTCGTCATCTCCCGCCGCCGCCCCCAGCTGGTCGAGGTCATGGGCCGCGCCTTCTCGGAGTCCGGCGACGAGCCGGATACGGCGCAGGAGGACGTACTCGGGGCCAGGGAACGCCGGGAGCGG